TTATGGATATGTCCCCTTCACTATAGACGAAGGATACCCGCTCTGTCGGGTCCTTAACGAACCGGGTGTATCTGCCGATCACGATCTTGGAGCCTCCATAGATCGTCTTGACGACATCAACCCTGGCTCTGCCGGTATCCTCCAGCATGCGTTCGATCTCCAGCACACGCTCTTTGATTCTCTTTTCATCACGCATATGAGATTGCTTGGTTGCATTAAGCTTGACGCGAAGCGCCACCTTATCCGGTGATAGCTGGCCATTGGTCGCCAGTTGATTAAGCAGATATAGCGCCTTATTGGTCTTGTCCTCATTCTCGAGAAGCTGCCGCAGCTCCTGGCGCAGTTCATTAATCTCATTCCTCAGCTCGGGAACAACGCCCACCTCAATCGCTGTAGCTGTAGACATGGTATTGCCGATGGTGCGGGCAATCACCCGCTCGCCTGCCTGCACAATTCCGCCAACAATTAAGCCCTTGGCGCCGTTGCACAGCACATCATGGCCTGCCCGGATGCTGGAATGCATGATGCTTTGGGAGACTATAATATCTTCCCCGGCCACAACATTGCCATCCTGGATGAACGAGACCTTGACATTTTTGCCGGCGCTTACGAGGCCTTTATTATATCCGATGATGCCGCCGGTAATCTCGATGGACCCGCCCGATATCAGTTCAGCTCCCTCTACCCCGCCGACCACCCGGATATCTCCTGCGGATTTGACGGTGAAGCCGGTGAGCACATTGCCGCGGATGACGACCGTGCCCACGAAATCAATATTGCCTGTACTGTAGTCCACATCCCCGTTGATTTCAAACACCGGAAATACATTGATCTTACCTTTGTCTGTCAGCGTAACCAATCCGTCGATCGCAGAATACATGGAGGTCTCTTCCTGATCCACCACCACATTCTTGCCTACCTTGAAGTGAGCCTCTTTCCCTGCCCGGAATGGAAGCTCCTCCCCTGTCACCATCTTGCCGCTCACACCATTCTCCGCCAGAATAACCCTGGCAATAAGCTGGCCCTTCCTTACATTATGCAGCCGGACCAACTCTTTGTAATCTACCTTGCCATCCTCTTTCTCGAGAGGCTTGCGGTCCTCTTCCATATCAACGGTCAGCACCACACGGCCATCCTTACCGTTGACAGGAGGCTGTCCAATCGCGATGGGCACTCTGTTCCAGAAGTATTCTTCCGGGTTACTGCTGATCCGCGTTACAATATCATGCTGGATGCCGAAACGAATATTGTGACTGAACAGGAAGCTCTCAAGGTCCTCGACCGAACAGGTGAAATTCTCATCCTTCTTGGTGAACTGAAGGTAAGCAATCCCCTTATCCTCCGAAAAAGTAACGCTCAGGTATTGGCTCAATACATATTGACCGATCAATTTCTGCTCCCCCTTGTCACCGTCACCCGGTTAATCATTTTGCATTAGAAGGTCCCGGTTCTTCTCAAGTGTTCCTCTTAGCCGCAAAATAGCTTTGGAATGAAGCTGGGAGATTCGCGAAGGAGACAGGGACATCACTTCCGCGATCTCGCTTAAAGATAAATCCTCATAATATAAAAGGGACACGACGGTCCGTTCTTTCACTGTTAATTTCTCGATGCCTTTGGTTAGCGTATCCCGCAGGTAGAACTCATTCACTTTACGGTCCGGATTCTTGGCCTTGTCATCTACCAATATGGACATTCGTGTCTCTGATTCTTCTTCACGTATAGGATCTTCCAATGAACAGAGCGACATTACCGCAACATCCTGCAGCATCGTCTGAAACTCCGTTTCCGAAATATTCAGATACTGGCTCATTTCATCGTCACTTACCGATCTCAAATACTTCTGTTCCAGCTGCTGGTAGGCTTCCTCAATTTTTTTCGCTTTTTCGCGTACGGATCTGGGAACCCAGTCACTTTGCCGCAGAGAATCAAGGATTGCTCCTCTTACCCGCCAGGATGCATAGGTCTGGAATTGAAGCCCCCGCTTGTAGTCGAATTTTTCGATGGCATCAATAAGTCCCATTACACCGTTGCTGGCCAAATCGTCCTTGGAGACATTTTTGGGCAGCCCTACTGCCAGACGGCTGGATACGTAATCAACAATATGGAGATAACTCTCAATCAGTTTTTTTTTGGCTTCAGGATCGCCGTGCTCTTTCCACTGCTCCCAAAGCAGGTCTGTATCCGACTGAGCTGCTTTACGCTCGTTCAACGGCTTTCACCCTTCCCAAAGTTTAGTCAGCGGGCATCATGCGGCGCAAGATGACGGACTTTCGCCGCAGCACTCGCTTATTCTTCTTTCAGGTGACGAACGGCCTTGGCCAATTCTTCTGGATCTTTCATAGAGACTAGCTTCGGAGGCTGCAAAGGTGTGAACCCCCCGAGCTCTTCGCTTGCCGCCTCCCGTTTAGGGGTTAGCAGGTCCTTGAGCTCCTGATCCTCATCAGGTGTACTAATATCAAGCTTGGCGCCAAGGGACTCTCCGTTATCGAACAACCCGGCTTCCGGGTCTGAGGATTCTTCTTTTGCGGTAATAAAACCCAATACCCATCTCAGGAAGAAAGCAAGCACAAACCAGATAATAAATCCGTACATGCCCCGAATCAGGCTGGTCCCTAGCAGGTTCTGTCCGTTATTCGCTAGGAAGGTTAGTACAAATCCGATTAGTCCGGCCACAATATTCAGTAATAGTTTCCTGCTCATGGCTAAATTTCCTTCTGGCCTTTTTGAACGCTGCGGATAAAAATCACTCCGGTGCTGCAGGAGATTTCTATCGTGCGCCCATAATTGCCGCCTGTGTCCTCCGCGATAAGCGGAATATGAAGATTGTCCAGAGCAAGCTTGCAGGATTCCACATTTCGAGGCCCGATCCTCATGGTGTCACTCCCTCCGGCAAAAGCAAACATCTGCGAGCCTCCGGCCATCTTGGCCACAATCCGGCTTCTAACCGCCCCCAGCCCCAGCAGGCGGGCCAAAAGCTCAGGTACAGCAGTATCTGCGAATTTGGCAATATTCAGCTGTCCCTCCCGGGCAATCTCTGACGAGGGCAGCATCACATGAGCCATCCCCGCCAGCTTTTTACCGGGATCAAACAGAGTCAGACCTACGCAGGAGCCCAGACCGGTCGTACGAATAAGACTGTCCTGGCTGCCTACGTTCAAATCCGCCATACCTACTTTAATGATGCTCTGCTCTTCAATCATTGTCGAACGGTACTCCTAAAGCCTTGAATATTTTGGGGAACGATTCCGGATCGGGAATAAGGAAGAATTGTCCTTCAATTTCATTTTGGCCTTCTAAAAAAGTCGTATCAATCAGCAGTGCATCATCGCCCATCTGACCGAATTGCAGCAGCCCATAGCCAAGAATGGCTCCGGCCATATCCATCGCCAGTGCCGGCACTGTCGGATACATGGACAGGGAGGTGAAGTCCGCCAGGGAAGAGAGGTAGGAGCCGGCCAAAATATTGCCGATCTCGCTTAATGCGGATAACTCCATCTCACTCAGCTCATCGCCGCCGGAGACTTCAATGCCGGCAATCCGGCTGAGCAGGCTGCTGGCCGCTTCCGGAGTAAGAATAAAGAACAGGTTGCCCGGAGCTTCACCCTCCACACGCAGGAACACCGCATACACCAGCTCCTCCGCTCCGCCCACCTTATCAGTGATCTCCTCGAAGCTGAGCAGCTGTACCTTCGGAACCGCCATGTCGATCGGCTTATTGAGCAGCTGGGACAAGGCAGTGGCCGCATTGCCGGCTCCAATATTCCCGACTTCCTTGAGCACATCCATCTTAAAATCCTTGAAGTTCTTGAAAAGCTCCATAGGCTAGCCCTCCAGGCTTTCCAATTGCACGATTTCACTCTTGTTGAGCACTTCGGACAGGTTAAGCATAATCAGCAGACGGTCATCTCCTATTTTGGCCACCCCGTCCAGATACTTCGCCTTGATGCCGCCCACAACATCCGGCGGTACATCAATAATGTCACGGTTCAAGTCGATGACATCGTTGGCTGAATCGACAATGAAGCCCACTTCCATCTCATTCACATTGACAATGATGATCCGGGTCTGGTCGGTGTGCTCTGCTTCCTCGATGCCGAAGCGTCCGCGCAGATCGATAACCGGAATCACGACGCCGCGCAGATTGATCACACCTTTGATAAATGAATAGGTCTTCGGTACGCGGGTAATCGGCATCATGCGTTCAATCGTCTGGACCTTCTCTACTTCTATGCCGTATTCTTCAGTGCCAAGCTTGAATACAATTACTTTGATATCTTCAGCCATGGAATGAACCTCCCTGTTCTAACCTGATTATTTGATAAAAGCATTCGGATCGATAATGAGCGCTACCTGTCCATCTCCAAGAATCGTGGCTCCTGAAATCCCCTGCACATCAGGCAGATACTTGCCGAGATTCTTGATTACAATTTCGTTCTGTCCAATGAAGTCCTGCACAGCCAGGGCAACCAGCCGCTCTCCTTTACGGACTACCACGATCTCCGTTTCCTCTTCCGTGCTTTCATCATAGTCCGGAATGGAGAAGATCTTGCTCAGGGAGACCAGCGGAATATGGCTGCCCCGGAACTCCAGCATCCGGTTGCCGTGAATGGTACGGATCTGGGATTGCTTCACAATTCCTGTCTCCACGATGGAAGAGAGCGGAATGGCATATTTCTCTGAGCCGAGGCGAACCAGCATCGCTGCGATGATCGACAGGGTCAGCGGAAGCTGAACGGAGAAATTCGTACCTTTGCCCGGTGTTGAATAGATGGTGACGTTACCGCCCAGGGAAGAGATTTTGGATTTGACCACATCCAGACCCACGCCCCGGCCCGATACGTCAGAGATTACCTCAGCTGTACTGAAGCCAGGCGCGAAGAGCAGCTGGTAAGCTTCGTCATCTGTCATCGTGCCCGCCTGCTCTTGGGTAATCACACCCTTTTTGACGGCAGAGGCCAGTACATTCTTCGGATAGATGCCCTTGCCATCCTCTTCAATCTCAATGAAGACATGATTGCCGCTGTGGAACGCCCGAAGCTGTACGGTTCCTGTCTCCGGCTTCCCGGCAGCGATCCGGTCTGCGATAGATTCAATCCCGTGGTCAACCGCATTGCGCAGCAGATGCACAAGCGGATCACCAATCTCATCAATCACCGTACGGTCAAGCTCAGTATCGGCTCCTGTGACAATTAAATCCACCTTCTTGTCCAGCGATTTCGCCAGGTCGCGGATCATCCGCGGGAACCGGTTAAATACGGTGTCTACCGGAACCATGCGCAGCTTCATGACAATATTCTGCAAATCTCCGCTCACCCGGCCCATATGCTCGACTGTCTCGGTAAGATCCCCGTTCTGGACCTCGGAAGCCAGCTGCTCCAGCCGGACACGGTCAATAAGCAGCTCGCTGAACAGATTCATCAGCACATCCAGCCGCTCAATATCAACACGGATGGTCCGGGAAGGCGATGGTGCACCTCCTGCCCTGGCCGGAGCAGCTTTGCCGTTCTCTTCCTTGGGATGTAGAGGAGCTGCAGGGGAAGCATTAGCAGCCACAGGGGCAGCCTCCTGCACAGGAGCGGGAGCAGGGGCTTCGGCAGTAGCTGCAACACTGTCTTGTCCCATTTGACGAAGTGATTCCTGATCGAGCGCCACAGCCGTAACCGCATCAATCTCTGACAAATTCAGAATCATCTTCTGAATTTCACTTGCATCCTTTTGGGTTATGTAGTAGAGGGAGAATCCGTAATCGAATTTCTCCTGCTCTATGTCCTGAACCGAAGGGAAGGATTTGACAACTTCTCCTGAACGTTCCAGAAGGTCGAAGACCATATATGCACGTACGGCTTTGAGCTGACAATCCTTACGGATAGCAACATCGACATACAGCACCTGATGGCCTTCCTGAAGGGATTGCTCCAGCACCGAGTACTGGAATTCATCCAGGAACACCTGGGCCGCACTGGCATTGCCGGACGCAGCAGCAGTTACTTCAGCAGAAGCATTACCGGCAGAAGGGACTTCTCCGCGAACGATCGCCTGCAGAGAAGAGACAATGGCCGTTACATCGGCCTTGCCCGCTCCCCCGCCGGTGATATCCTCCACCATGGATTCCAGAGCGTCAATACTTTTGAACAGGGTATCAAAAATGAAGTCCTGCATCCGCAGTTTGTTATTACGCACCAGATCCAGTACATTCTCCATTTGGTGCGTAAGCGAAGCCAAATCTTCAAAACCCATTGTAGCCGCCATACCTTTCAAGGTATGGGCGGAGCGGAAAATCACCTGAACAATACTCAGATCCTCCGGATTCGCTTCCAGCCCCATCATGCTTTCGTTCAAAGACTGCAGATGATCATTTGACTCATCAATAAACATGGATAAGTATTGGTTCATGTCCATGAGCGGGTACCTCCCCTTCGAGTTCGCAATTCCATTATTTAACGGCTTGTACCAGCCTTGGAGCAATTTCTTGCAAAGGCAGGATGTGTTTTACACACTTCAACTCTACTGCAGACCTCGGCATTCCGTAAACCACACAGGTTTCTTCACTCTCTGCAAAGGTTGATGTCACCCCGGAATCATAGAGTGCTTTCATCATACGGGCCCCATCGCTGCCCATCCCCGTCATAATGACCGCGTGACGTTCCAGCGAGGTGAGCTGCAATACCGATTCAAACAGTGTATCTACAGAAGGACGATGTCCATTGCGGACTTCTTCCTTAGTAAGCTCTATCACATATTGGCCTCCAGGTGCCGGAACCACTGTCAGGTGATATCCCCCGGGGGCAATATACGCCGCGCCCTGCCGGAGAACCATACCGTGCTCCGCTTCCGCGACCTCCAGTGCGCTAAAGGTATTCAGGCGCTGGGCCAGAGATTTGGTGAAGTTAGGCGGCATATGCTGGACAATAACAATCGGTGCCGGGAAATCACCGGGGATGTTCTCCAGGAACGCTTTCAGCGCTCTCGGACCTCCGGTGGAGCAGCCAACAGCAACCAGCTTGCGCACGCCCCGGCTTCCGCTTGTCTGGCCTACTGATGCTGCAGGTGGCTCAATGAACGAGCCAGCCGCAATCTCAGCAGCCGCCCGTAGTCCCGGCAATCTGGCGCCCTGCTCCTCCTGGGACCGGCTTCTGAACCTGTCTGGAGCCGGTTTGGGTACTGCAGGCGCAGGCTTCACCACTCGCTTTGCAACCACCGGCTCAGTGCGGGTTTCCGGCTTACGTTTGTCAGCGGACGGTTCAAACGGCGCCCTGGCCCTCGGCTTCTCCGTGCCCTGAGGCGGCGCCTTATCCGCTTCTTTCTTGGAGGGCTCCAGCTTCCGTCTCACCGGTTCCACTACAGCCCGCGGAGCAGGCGGTTCAGCAGCAGGAGGAGGCTCAGGCGATTTGACGGCAGAAGCGCGGGCTTCACGCCGCTCGCGCGCCAGCATTGCCTCTTTCATCTGCTCCCGGAGGGATTCTCCGACAGCGATGATATCCTGGGAGTTTGAAATGGACGGCTTTCGGAT
This genomic interval from Paenibacillus sp. FSL H8-0332 contains the following:
- a CDS encoding FapA family protein yields the protein MIGQYVLSQYLSVTFSEDKGIAYLQFTKKDENFTCSVEDLESFLFSHNIRFGIQHDIVTRISSNPEEYFWNRVPIAIGQPPVNGKDGRVVLTVDMEEDRKPLEKEDGKVDYKELVRLHNVRKGQLIARVILAENGVSGKMVTGEELPFRAGKEAHFKVGKNVVVDQEETSMYSAIDGLVTLTDKGKINVFPVFEINGDVDYSTGNIDFVGTVVIRGNVLTGFTVKSAGDIRVVGGVEGAELISGGSIEITGGIIGYNKGLVSAGKNVKVSFIQDGNVVAGEDIIVSQSIMHSSIRAGHDVLCNGAKGLIVGGIVQAGERVIARTIGNTMSTATAIEVGVVPELRNEINELRQELRQLLENEDKTNKALYLLNQLATNGQLSPDKVALRVKLNATKQSHMRDEKRIKERVLEIERMLEDTGRARVDVVKTIYGGSKIVIGRYTRFVKDPTERVSFVYSEGDISIIPYV
- a CDS encoding FliA/WhiG family RNA polymerase sigma factor gives rise to the protein MNERKAAQSDTDLLWEQWKEHGDPEAKKKLIESYLHIVDYVSSRLAVGLPKNVSKDDLASNGVMGLIDAIEKFDYKRGLQFQTYASWRVRGAILDSLRQSDWVPRSVREKAKKIEEAYQQLEQKYLRSVSDDEMSQYLNISETEFQTMLQDVAVMSLCSLEDPIREEESETRMSILVDDKAKNPDRKVNEFYLRDTLTKGIEKLTVKERTVVSLLYYEDLSLSEIAEVMSLSPSRISQLHSKAILRLRGTLEKNRDLLMQND
- a CDS encoding chemotaxis protein CheD; amino-acid sequence: MIEEQSIIKVGMADLNVGSQDSLIRTTGLGSCVGLTLFDPGKKLAGMAHVMLPSSEIAREGQLNIAKFADTAVPELLARLLGLGAVRSRIVAKMAGGSQMFAFAGGSDTMRIGPRNVESCKLALDNLHIPLIAEDTGGNYGRTIEISCSTGVIFIRSVQKGQKEI
- a CDS encoding chemotaxis protein CheC, translated to MELFKNFKDFKMDVLKEVGNIGAGNAATALSQLLNKPIDMAVPKVQLLSFEEITDKVGGAEELVYAVFLRVEGEAPGNLFFILTPEAASSLLSRIAGIEVSGGDELSEMELSALSEIGNILAGSYLSSLADFTSLSMYPTVPALAMDMAGAILGYGLLQFGQMGDDALLIDTTFLEGQNEIEGQFFLIPDPESFPKIFKALGVPFDND
- a CDS encoding chemotaxis protein CheW gives rise to the protein MAEDIKVIVFKLGTEEYGIEVEKVQTIERMMPITRVPKTYSFIKGVINLRGVVIPVIDLRGRFGIEEAEHTDQTRIIIVNVNEMEVGFIVDSANDVIDLNRDIIDVPPDVVGGIKAKYLDGVAKIGDDRLLIMLNLSEVLNKSEIVQLESLEG
- a CDS encoding chemotaxis protein CheA, whose protein sequence is MDMNQYLSMFIDESNDHLQSLNESMMGLEANPEDLSIVQVIFRSAHTLKGMAATMGFEDLASLTHQMENVLDLVRNNKLRMQDFIFDTLFKSIDALESMVEDITGGGAGKADVTAIVSSLQAIVRGEVPSAGNASAEVTAAASGNASAAQVFLDEFQYSVLEQSLQEGHQVLYVDVAIRKDCQLKAVRAYMVFDLLERSGEVVKSFPSVQDIEQEKFDYGFSLYYITQKDASEIQKMILNLSEIDAVTAVALDQESLRQMGQDSVAATAEAPAPAPVQEAAPVAANASPAAPLHPKEENGKAAPARAGGAPSPSRTIRVDIERLDVLMNLFSELLIDRVRLEQLASEVQNGDLTETVEHMGRVSGDLQNIVMKLRMVPVDTVFNRFPRMIRDLAKSLDKKVDLIVTGADTELDRTVIDEIGDPLVHLLRNAVDHGIESIADRIAAGKPETGTVQLRAFHSGNHVFIEIEEDGKGIYPKNVLASAVKKGVITQEQAGTMTDDEAYQLLFAPGFSTAEVISDVSGRGVGLDVVKSKISSLGGNVTIYSTPGKGTNFSVQLPLTLSIIAAMLVRLGSEKYAIPLSSIVETGIVKQSQIRTIHGNRMLEFRGSHIPLVSLSKIFSIPDYDESTEEETEIVVVRKGERLVALAVQDFIGQNEIVIKNLGKYLPDVQGISGATILGDGQVALIIDPNAFIK
- a CDS encoding chemotaxis response regulator protein-glutamate methylesterase, yielding MRPYKVLVVDDSAFMRKIISDLIENDADFQVTATAANGREAIEKVNELRPDLVTMDVEMPEMNGLEALKSIMAQRPLPVIMLSGINEQGMKETILALEWGAFDFIRKPSISNSQDIIAVGESLREQMKEAMLARERREARASAVKSPEPPPAAEPPAPRAVVEPVRRKLEPSKKEADKAPPQGTEKPRARAPFEPSADKRKPETRTEPVVAKRVVKPAPAVPKPAPDRFRSRSQEEQGARLPGLRAAAEIAAGSFIEPPAASVGQTSGSRGVRKLVAVGCSTGGPRALKAFLENIPGDFPAPIVIVQHMPPNFTKSLAQRLNTFSALEVAEAEHGMVLRQGAAYIAPGGYHLTVVPAPGGQYVIELTKEEVRNGHRPSVDTLFESVLQLTSLERHAVIMTGMGSDGARMMKALYDSGVTSTFAESEETCVVYGMPRSAVELKCVKHILPLQEIAPRLVQAVK